ATGATTACGCAGCACGAACTATTAAATAAAGTAAGCGAGCTATTAGATGAAGGTATTCTTCAAACTACTTTAAATGATACGTTAACACCAATTAATGCAGAAAACCTTAAAAAAGCACATGCATTACTTGAAAGTGGACGTACAATTGGGAAGATTGTATTAGAAAAGTTTTAATAACAAAAGTCCGATTTCTAAATAAGAAATCGGACTTTTTTATTACCTTTATTTACTTGAAATCTCTTGATCATTTTGAACTTCTAACGGAGCTCTCTTCCCTATTCCGAAAGCATAGAAACTAATTGTTACGATAGCTAAGAAAACAATACCTACAATTAGTGAAATACGAGTATCATCGTTAAACCACATACCGATTAATACCATAATTAAAAAGGCAATTGTTAAATAGTTTGTAACAGGAGCAAACGGCATTTTGAATGGATGATCTTTCATCTCTGCTCCTTTTTCTTTTCTAAAACGCATTTGACTAATTAAAATAACAAACCATGGTACCATACCAGGAAGTACACTCGCACTATATACATATACGAATAAGTTTTTTGGCGCTATATAACTTAAAACAACACCAACCGCTAAACCGACAATTACACCAACTGTACCGAATAAAGGTACACCATTTTTAGAAATTTTCGCAAAGTATTTTGGTGCTTGTCCATTTACACCTAACGTATAAAGCATACGTCCTGCACTATAAATACCACTGTTACAACCAGACATTGCCGCTGTAATAACAACGAAGTTAATAAGTCCAGCAGCTGCCGTAATACCGACCTTCGCAAAAGTCGCTACGAACGGACTACCAATTGAACTTAATTGATCCCAAGGATAAACAGTTACAATAACGAAAATAGCACCAATATAGAAAATTAAAATACGCCAAATTGTACTTTGAATTGCTCTTGTAAGTGTCTTCTTCGGATCTTTCGCTTCACCAGCAGTAATCCCGATTAATTCCACACCTTGATATGCCCCAACTACAAGTGATAGCGCAAAGAAGAATCCTGAAAAACCACCTGTAAAGAAACCACCATTTTTCCACAGATTAGATATACCAATTGCTTCTCCTCCGTTCCCAATTCCGAAGAAAATGAGACCGAATCCGGCAATAATCATTAATAAAATCGTAACAATTTTAATCATTGCAAACCAAAATTCAAATTCACCAAATGACTTAACCGAAATTAAGTTAGCCGCACCAAGAATAACCATCGCGATAACACCTGGTATCCAAGCTGGTAAATCCGGGAACCAATATTTCATATACGCTCCAACTGCGATAATCTCTGACATCCCAACGATAACCCACTGGAACCAGTTACTCCATGCCGTCATATAACCAGCTAATGGATGAATATACTTGTGACCAAATGTCGCAAATGAACCTGTGCTTGGCTCCATATACAACATTTCTCCCATGGCACGCATAATGAAGAAGATAAAAACACCTGCGATTGCATATGCAAGCATTACTGACGGACCTGTCCATTTAATCGTGCTGGCTGACCCCATAAACAAACCAACACCAATTGTTCCGCCTAAAGCAATCATTTGAATATGACGTGCTTCTAAACCTCGTTTCAATTCTTTGTTTGCCACTTCATTTCCCCCTCTTAGATGATTCATAGCCGCATTTAAAGTAAGATGCTTTACCCTAATTCCTCTTCGGCTTGAAAATGATGAAACAAACGTCATTTTAGACTAACTTTAAAGCTATCCTAAAATCTTATTTTGCCTCTTATAAAATTTCCAAAACCCCTCATCTTCCTATTTTCTATAAAACTTAAAATTGCTTACTTCATATTAATTCATTTATCTGAAAAGTTCAATTATTTTTTCGATAAATCATTATACATAAATCTGATTAATTTTTAACTAAATTAACAATAAAATACATCTATTCAATATGATTCTAGTATGAATATTATTACAATATAAATAACTGAGGAGAAAATATCCACCTCGGTTATTTATCACATACACATTAATATGTATTGTTTATAATACACTTTTCCACCATTTAAATGAATTTCATTTCTATTTCTATCATCATCTAAAATCTTACTTTCACCTTTTCTATTCGTTCTGCGTACACACCCACTGAAGGATTTAATATATTAGTAAAATTACCTACCTTTGCATACCAGATGCATCCGTCCACACTTAATCACTCAATTCTCATTTCTGAAAAGTGATTCTTAGTAATAAAAAAGCAAAGAAGCCCAGCAATTCATCACTGGACTTCTTCTTTATTTTCCAACAAAACTTCCTTATCAAAACGAACAAATTTACTCTGTACTTCCATTCCAGCTGCTTCATATACGCGAGGTGCTCCTGTAATATTCTCAGAATCTACATTCAGATGCACTTTTGAAATCCCCTCTTCGTACAATTGACCAAATGCATACTGTAACAGAGCTAATCCTAACCCTTGTTTCCGCTTAGAACGCCTTACACCTAAATGAGTAATTTCAGCTTTATTATCAGTACCCTTTTTACTAAAAATAAAGCCCACTACTTCATCCTCAACCATTGCTAGTGACCATAACGTAGGATGAAACCCAGCTCTTTCAGTACGTTGCAAAAACTCTTCTAACGTAGAAGGTTTTGAGTTCCAGTGGTCTGCAAAGGCTTCATTAAAAGCTTGATGTAATCTCTCATCATCCACACCAGGTATGTAATGTCGCACTGTAACACCATTTGGCCATAGTAGTGTTGGTATATTTGAGTTCAATTCAATCTCCATCCTCCACCATATACGCGTTGGAATAAAACCACCTTCTCTTAACACTTTTTCCTCATAGAAATTATTTGCTTGTGTTACAATCGTGCCATTCAAGCAAGACGAATTACTAACAAGCTCCGTAGCACGCTCTTCAAGCTTTGACCATATTACATGTTCATACCTATAATTATTTTCATAAAATATAAAAGAGGTTGCCCAAAAGTAGCTATTCAGCTACTT
This Bacillus mycoides DNA region includes the following protein-coding sequences:
- a CDS encoding amino acid permease, with amino-acid sequence MANKELKRGLEARHIQMIALGGTIGVGLFMGSASTIKWTGPSVMLAYAIAGVFIFFIMRAMGEMLYMEPSTGSFATFGHKYIHPLAGYMTAWSNWFQWVIVGMSEIIAVGAYMKYWFPDLPAWIPGVIAMVILGAANLISVKSFGEFEFWFAMIKIVTILLMIIAGFGLIFFGIGNGGEAIGISNLWKNGGFFTGGFSGFFFALSLVVGAYQGVELIGITAGEAKDPKKTLTRAIQSTIWRILIFYIGAIFVIVTVYPWDQLSSIGSPFVATFAKVGITAAAGLINFVVITAAMSGCNSGIYSAGRMLYTLGVNGQAPKYFAKISKNGVPLFGTVGVIVGLAVGVVLSYIAPKNLFVYVYSASVLPGMVPWFVILISQMRFRKEKGAEMKDHPFKMPFAPVTNYLTIAFLIMVLIGMWFNDDTRISLIVGIVFLAIVTISFYAFGIGKRAPLEVQNDQEISSK